In the genome of Montipora foliosa isolate CH-2021 chromosome 3, ASM3666993v2, whole genome shotgun sequence, one region contains:
- the LOC137997146 gene encoding melatonin receptor type 1C-like, with product MPNASERERLLAMSLENRGVGAVVWESMICAFIVVSAFLGNTVLCLSLYKTKGFQTSQNYYITCLAVTDLLYGALCMSFSLGALVRGKWVFGDALCQSQGSLIFISVNVSLFTMTLIAINRYFKICRPIHAHRKLYNRRNITLSVVLTWVVSIALVLVLFSFTNQPFRFHPGKFNCFFDFIHGHGVRLYMIIAYCVVCVTIFPVITFCYLKVYRKVREHFAEIAKSELMPDDARLFIKEAKITKMLFITVVAFLACWTPSVCLDLFEAIHGAYSLPRQVYYWQVITFSCSSAINPVIYGFMRKELRLAYKNILTCR from the coding sequence ATGCCAAATGCATCAGAGAGAGAAAGGCTGTTAGCAATGTCCTTGGAAAACAGAGGAGTCGGTGCAGTGGTATGGGAATCAATGATCTGTGCCTTCATCGTTGTGTCTGCGTTCTTGGGTAATACCGTGTTGTGCTTGTCTCTCTACAAGACGAAAGGATTTCAAACGTCCCAAAACTACTACATAACCTGTCTCGCTGTCACTGATTTGCTGTACGGGGCCTTGTGTATGTCTTTCTCCCTTGGGGCCCTAGTACGAGGAAAATGGGTGTTCGGTGATGCCCTGTGCCAGTCACAAGGAAGTTTAATTTTCATCAGTGTTAACGTTTCGTTATTCACCATGACACTGATTGCTATCAATCGTTATTTCAAGATCTGCCGGCCAATACATGCCCATCGAAAGCTTTACAACAGAAGAAATATTACGCTGTCCGTTGTTCTGACATGGGTCGTGTCCATTGCGTTGGTACTTGTGTTGTTTTCGTTCACAAATCAACCGTTTCGGTTTCATCCCGGGAAATTCAATTGCTTTTTTGACTTCATACACGGTCATGGCGTCCGTCTATACATGATCATTGCGTATTGTGTGGTGTGCGTGACCATATTTCCCGTCATAACCTTTTGCTACTTAAAAGTTTACAGAAAAGTGCGAGAACACTTCGCGGAAATAGCGAAGTCTGAGTTGATGCCAGATGATGCGAGATTATTTATCAAAGAAGCCAAGATCACAAAGATGTTGTTCATCACCGTCGTTGCTTTCCTCGCTTGTTGGACTCCTTCAGTTTGTCTCGACCTCTTTGAAGCAATTCATGGGGCGTACTCCCTTCCGCGACAAGTGTATTACTGGCAAGTAATAACTTTTTCTTGCAGTAGTGCGATCAACCCAGTCATTTATGGTTTCATGCGGAAAGAGCTTCGGTTGGCATACAAAAACATTTTAACTTGTAGATAG